atattaatgatatatcttttcttttttagaaataacattttgacggaaaattaatatttttggcaaaatATTAGTACTTGGTAAAAGGACATCGTAAAATGCacaattgtattttaaaaaaaccacTAAAGAACCAGTTGTTTCCTCGTTCAATGATTTTACTTCTTAACCTATATTGCTCATTAAAGAAATTGAGGACTTGATCATGTAGAATACAAGAAGGTTGGCATTATCCATTTTCTCCAATTACCCTTCCTCCTCACCTTTTCTCCctgcaagagtaagaaaaaaaatcgcCTAGATGAGTTAGAAACCACCAATACTCTATCTAAAGTGCATGTCGTGGGATGAAATGTCTACAAAATACCCAAAGGATAACAAGTCTATAGATATATAGAACAAGTCGCATGAGAAAGCTGAAAAGGGGATATTAACAGATTTTGCTCATAAGTTAATCGCATATTCACTTGTTTTTTCAGTAAAATTTTGGACTACACTACTAGTAAAAGATTTACTATAAGAAAAGTGGTATTGCGAAGATCAAATATGCGATACATTTCACCTGTATTTCCACCACATTCGAAGCTCGCAAAGCATCCAATATAAGTTGGACATTGTCTGTCAGCTCCCTAATCTGAAAAATTGAGAATGTATAATATTAGTATTCATAGTTAAGTCTCATCGTAATAGGTGGCAAATCATTTaaaaagtttgatatgatcagcCATAAAATATCCAGCTGCCTCTGTGACTATGATAAGAGGTTAAATGGCAGCACTAACAGTCGATTTGGTGTTTCAAATCATGGCAGGCAAGATTTTCAGCCAGAGATTTTGATCCGATCAGGCATCTCCAAATTCCACTCCAAAGACAACTTACATGAATAACTAACCCGTCCAAGCTACTTCATTCTCAAAATAGTATCATTGTTACCTAATGAAACCAACTAAAAAGAGTGTACCATGATTCTAATGTGCATTCTTGGTCATACAAATTTACCATTTCCATATCAATATAAATCTTCTGATAAACTCAAGCGTATTACAGTTAGATATCAATTGTCATTTTATTTCATCCAAGAATAATCTAACAAAACCGaaacatttcaaaattcttaacctATATTGCTCACTAAATTCCAATTAAAGAATCAagcttttgatattttcaaCTTTCTGATCTAGAGCCTCAAAATTTCTCTTCTATGTACCAACAATCAAAAAAGAATCGCAAGTTTAAGTTTAGATAAAATGGATAAAGAAATAAGCATAAGCAGgaaatttttcattaatttgacCGACTTACTTTCTTAAAGCTTGCTATTAAGTTTATGGGAACCCATCCATCCACATCCATTTTCTGGCGCAAATATGTGTCCTTCACCAAATTATCATCACTGCAAGATACATGTGAAAATCCAAGCGTTGATACCATGCGCAAATAGACAGCAATGAGCGGATGAATCATTTAGTATGCATAACAAAAATAAcataccaaaaataatatctaTCTGTTTCACAATTTTGGAAGGCAAGTGAGGATCAGGTATGGGAGACGACATTGGTGCATATGGAAACATAGGCATGTGCCCGGGTGAACCTGGGTGGGGTCCAAGAGCAAAATACGTAAAAGATGAAGCATCTGcaaattgaaacaaaatataattagcaCGCAAGATAATCTACAGAAGCAAGTATCTCAAAGCAGCAAACCTCACCATTGTAGAACACTGGGGGACCATAGGGCCGCGCACCCACAGGGGGAGGTGGAGGAATAAAAGGAGCACTTGAAACTGGACCACGTATGAAGGGCCGAGAGGCGACACTCTGCTGGGGTGCAAGGTTTACTCTGCTGCCAAAAGATTGATGGTTATAGCTCCAATCATCAATCCAACGTTCCTGGTATCGTTTGCTACCATGGCCATGATTAGAAGAACCATTCCCTTGAAGTTGCGGTCCACTGTTGTTCCTTCTAAAAGGACCACGCGGATGGTGTGGCTCATGCCCACTGTGAGATCCTCCTCTCTGTCCAACATCCCAACGTGTGTTGTCCCTAGGAGATACCCCCGAAGAGATGCTGGACTTCACTGGCTTAAAAGGAGACGCTTCAACCACAGAACTGTGTGAATTTGGTGCTTGAGAAAAGCTGCCGTTGGCTGTTATGTTTCTGTGACTTGTCCTGTCACCACCTAGCTCCGGAGAACACTGGCGGATAGGAGATTCATGGTTCGAAGCTGAATTTGTTGCTACTTCCTGTGAAGACCAAGAGTCAACTGACGTCCCCTATTATTCACAAAAAGAAAATTTCGTAAGGAAAGCAGTCTAACTTGTACGAAAACTTGATCATCGAGTTCATAATAGCACTAGAAGCATATATAATAAAACCCAAGCAACTAAGAACATCAGATAAATTGAACAGGTAGATTAAAAGGGCCAAAATATAGAGAACAACAATGACAGAAATAATAAACCTGTGACAGAATGATTGGTTCGTGAGAGAGTTCTTCAAGAGAATCAGTCGAACTCGAAGAAGCCTTCGTGGAAGCACGAGCTGATTTGGAGAAATCAGGCCAAGATGCTGTCCCCATCAAAGCACCAACCTGCGGAGCAACACCATTAGCAGGATTGTTCCAAACACACTTCTTGGTTACACCAACATTCTCACTTCCCTCAGCCTGACCATCCTCGGCCAAGAAACTAGCAGGTGGTGCGATTAATTGGTTTAGGAAAATTTCAGAAGGCAAAACGTGCTTCTGATCAGAGATACTCGAACATGAACAAGGCGACGCGAGCCGTGAATGGCGATCAATAACAGAATTTACAGATTGAACAGAGGCGGAGGAGTCAGAAGCAGTAGCCATtgcagaaaacaaaaaaataggTCAGGCAACTGAACATCAAACCCACCAACACAATCGAATCGATTAAAGAAAACCCAAAAATTCCCACTCGAAATCGAAATCGCCTATCTCCGCCCGTTTTCTTGTTCGGAAGCAAATAAAAGTGCAGTGTTCTAGTCTCCCCGTATATATAGCAATGAAGCGGGGAATTAGTTTCCTACGACAAATATAATTACAGCTCGGATTTAATTAGGATATACGTATTTAGTATCAAGATAAAAAGATAAaggttaattttatttattttatatcggaacaaataatatt
The Primulina tabacum isolate GXHZ01 unplaced genomic scaffold, ASM2559414v2 Contig557, whole genome shotgun sequence DNA segment above includes these coding regions:
- the LOC142534514 gene encoding la-related protein 1C-like; this encodes MATASDSSASVQSVNSVIDRHSRLASPCSCSSISDQKHVLPSEIFLNQLIAPPASFLAEDGQAEGSENVGVTKKCVWNNPANGVAPQVGALMGTASWPDFSKSARASTKASSSSTDSLEELSHEPIILSQGTSVDSWSSQEVATNSASNHESPIRQCSPELGGDRTSHRNITANGSFSQAPNSHSSVVEASPFKPVKSSISSGVSPRDNTRWDVGQRGGSHSGHEPHHPRGPFRRNNSGPQLQGNGSSNHGHGSKRYQERWIDDWSYNHQSFGSRVNLAPQQSVASRPFIRGPVSSAPFIPPPPPVGARPYGPPVFYNDASSFTYFALGPHPGSPGHMPMFPYAPMSSPIPDPHLPSKIVKQIDIIFGIDDNLVKDTYLRQKMDVDGWVPINLIASFKKIRELTDNVQLILDALRASNVVEIQGEKGGKVRRKGNWKMDNSNHHVSYGSSPHSLNISSRI